The Halorubrum sp. BV1 sequence GTCACGTCCGACACTGCGGCGTCGGACCCGGTGAGCGCCCGTTCGACGGCGCTGAGCCGCTCGTCCATCGCGAGCGTCTCGCTGCCGATCGCTCGATCGTCGGATCGGGTTGTCTCTGTCACATGGGAGCTGGCCGCGGCTCGGTACATAAACGGTCGCAGGGGGTCGCTGGCGATCCCGGAACGCTCCCGCCGCGAGGACGGTTCCGCACCTTTTTGGTTCCGCCCGGAGGATTCGTGTCCGATGAGCAATCCGTGGGACGACTGGGATCATGTGCTGAAAGTCGATCCCGATAAAGAGCTTCGGGACGGGGAGACCTTCGAGGACGTCTGCCGGACCGGAACCGACGCGATCGAGATCGGCGGGACCCTCGACGTCACCGCGGAGAAGATGACGCGGGTCGTCGACGCCGCGGCCGAGTACGACGTGCCGCTGTACCAAGAGCCGTCGAACCCGGGCGTCGTCATCGACTCGCCGGCCCTCGACGGGTATCTGATCCCGACGGTGTTCAACGCCGGCGGGCCGTTCTGGATCACCGGTGCGCACAAAGAGTGGGTCCGCATCGACGACCTCGACTGGAGCCGCACGCACACCGAGGCGTACATCGTGTTGAATCCGGAGGCCTCGGTCGCACAGTTGACGGAGGCGAACTGCGACCTCGCGGCCGACGACGTCGCCGCCTACGCGAAGATCGCAG is a genomic window containing:
- a CDS encoding phosphoglycerol geranylgeranyltransferase; translated protein: MSNPWDDWDHVLKVDPDKELRDGETFEDVCRTGTDAIEIGGTLDVTAEKMTRVVDAAAEYDVPLYQEPSNPGVVIDSPALDGYLIPTVFNAGGPFWITGAHKEWVRIDDLDWSRTHTEAYIVLNPEASVAQLTEANCDLAADDVAAYAKIAERMFGQEIVYVEYSGTFGDTEKVAAAHDALDDATLFYGGGIHDYESANEMAAHSDVIVVGDLLHDDGVDAVRETVRGAKDA